From Schaalia sp. ZJ405, one genomic window encodes:
- a CDS encoding O-acetyl-ADP-ribose deacetylase, whose amino-acid sequence MTVLNATVGDITTQNVDAIVNAANTRMRGGGGVDGAIHRAAGPSLLEECIARFPNGLETGKAGWTHGFNLPARFVIHTPGPNYRAGQTDQRLLESSYRNCLAVADELGVDSIAFPLISAGVYGWPKEDAVKIAVDTLSNTPTQVSQIRIVTLDAHIQSTVQELLTRYA is encoded by the coding sequence ATGACTGTCCTGAATGCAACTGTTGGCGATATTACAACCCAGAATGTCGATGCCATCGTCAATGCCGCGAACACTCGGATGCGCGGTGGTGGCGGTGTTGACGGCGCGATTCATCGGGCGGCGGGCCCCAGCCTTCTCGAAGAGTGCATTGCTCGTTTTCCCAACGGACTCGAAACAGGTAAAGCTGGATGGACGCATGGTTTCAATCTGCCTGCTCGATTCGTGATTCATACTCCAGGTCCAAATTATCGGGCCGGGCAAACGGATCAACGTTTGTTGGAATCCAGCTATCGGAATTGTTTGGCAGTGGCTGATGAGCTCGGCGTCGACTCCATTGCTTTCCCATTGATCAGCGCCGGGGTGTATGGATGGCCGAAAGAAGATGCGGTGAAGATTGCGGTAGATACTCTCTCCAACACACCCACTCAGGTCTCGCAGATCAGAATTGTCACCTTGGACGCACACATCCAGTCGACCGTGCAGGAACTCCTTACGCGTTACGCATAG
- a CDS encoding IS3 family transposase translates to MPTDKQIELGLSTGARAGQASLRRIITEYIHWWNTQRIVSRLHTSPLKRRQQYELAV, encoded by the coding sequence ATGCCCACCGACAAGCAAATCGAGCTTGGACTCTCCACAGGCGCACGCGCCGGACAAGCAAGTCTGCGACGAATCATCACCGAATACATCCACTGGTGGAACACCCAACGAATCGTCAGCCGACTACACACCAGCCCACTAAAACGCCGACAACAATACGAACTCGCTGTCTAA